A stretch of Dyella sp. BiH032 DNA encodes these proteins:
- a CDS encoding peptide-N4-asparagine amidase, which yields MSSKGFVRLGPAIAGLLAALGSIGAAHAAAGDPPIGTRGVVVADPTVPRPSGTPCVVQLFNDVSFDDFNARPYDYAPPTGCQGRWSKVVLEADFSVTAGRQYDRTATLWLGGVNLYFGTTQEPSAAVSPSWHVERDLTDYDALLRNAGKGQAVIGNLVNGTYTGVIHGSARLLFYPASLLAPPAPVPDAVYPLGADPVGSTVSLNTSADKLSKTLTLPRNVVRAYLDVFAQSQGGDEFWYTCVPDEYAAQTQECGGGNFREAEVSIDGQPAGVAPVYPWIYTGGIDPYLWRPTPGVQTLNFMPYRVDLTPFAGRLSDGQPHEVAVNVAGAHGYFSATAALLVYRDPHLKQVLGGITRNTLVGQAPTPVIGSTLSTDGSGNVTGDVTTKLTRQFVIEGYAVTSKGRVVSSVAQTVGFDDTQSFVIDADTFHQVSDQLTQVDSVSKSQLGAVLTEQVRQRAAYPLHVDYNQQLAADGSLSAATTVHQGYTSHAERRWLGFTVYSADLSNTVDSGDTLNFDANGALTSHTGQHSSQSFAFGDNLGSCYRVDLTTDTGALTSYASGTGCANGQNRVWWIAHPDGSPDSRNLQVNW from the coding sequence ATGTCGTCGAAAGGTTTCGTACGTCTGGGGCCGGCGATTGCGGGGTTGCTGGCGGCATTGGGGAGCATCGGGGCGGCCCATGCCGCGGCGGGCGATCCGCCGATCGGCACGCGCGGCGTGGTCGTGGCCGACCCGACGGTGCCGCGCCCGTCCGGCACGCCATGCGTGGTGCAGTTGTTCAACGACGTCAGCTTCGACGACTTCAATGCACGCCCTTATGACTACGCACCGCCGACTGGCTGCCAGGGGCGCTGGTCCAAGGTGGTGCTGGAAGCGGATTTCTCGGTGACCGCGGGCCGCCAGTACGACCGCACCGCCACCTTGTGGCTGGGCGGCGTCAACTTGTACTTCGGCACGACGCAGGAACCCTCGGCAGCGGTGTCGCCGAGCTGGCACGTGGAGCGCGACCTCACCGATTACGACGCCCTGCTGCGCAACGCCGGCAAGGGCCAGGCGGTGATCGGGAACCTGGTCAACGGCACGTATACCGGCGTCATCCACGGTAGCGCGCGCTTGCTGTTCTATCCCGCCTCGCTGCTCGCGCCGCCGGCACCGGTGCCGGACGCGGTGTATCCGTTGGGCGCCGATCCGGTCGGCAGCACAGTGTCGCTCAATACCTCCGCCGACAAGCTGTCGAAGACGCTGACTCTGCCGCGCAACGTCGTACGCGCCTATCTGGACGTGTTCGCGCAGAGCCAGGGCGGCGACGAGTTCTGGTACACCTGCGTGCCGGACGAATACGCCGCGCAGACACAGGAATGCGGCGGCGGCAACTTCCGCGAGGCCGAGGTGAGCATCGACGGCCAGCCGGCCGGCGTCGCGCCGGTCTATCCGTGGATCTACACCGGCGGCATCGATCCGTACCTGTGGCGACCGACACCCGGCGTGCAGACGCTCAACTTCATGCCCTATCGCGTCGACCTCACGCCGTTCGCCGGCCGGCTCAGCGATGGACAGCCGCACGAAGTCGCGGTGAACGTGGCCGGAGCACATGGCTACTTCTCCGCCACCGCCGCGCTGCTGGTCTATCGCGATCCTCACCTGAAGCAGGTCCTCGGTGGCATCACGCGCAATACGCTCGTCGGACAGGCGCCGACGCCGGTGATCGGCAGCACGCTGTCGACCGACGGCAGCGGCAATGTCACCGGCGACGTCACGACCAAGCTGACGCGGCAGTTCGTCATCGAAGGCTATGCCGTCACCTCCAAGGGTCGCGTGGTCAGCTCGGTCGCGCAGACGGTCGGCTTCGACGACACGCAAAGCTTCGTCATCGACGCCGATACCTTCCACCAGGTCAGCGACCAGCTCACCCAGGTGGACAGCGTGAGCAAGAGCCAGCTCGGCGCGGTGCTCACGGAGCAGGTGCGCCAGCGGGCCGCCTATCCGCTGCACGTGGATTACAACCAGCAGCTGGCGGCCGACGGCAGCCTTAGCGCGGCCACCACCGTGCACCAGGGCTATACCAGCCATGCGGAGCGTCGCTGGTTGGGCTTCACCGTGTATTCGGCGGACCTGAGCAACACCGTCGACAGCGGCGACACGCTGAACTTCGACGCGAACGGCGCGCTGACCAGCCATACCGGCCAGCATAGTTCGCAGAGCTTCGCCTTCGGCGACAACCTGGGCAGCTGCTATCGAGTCGACCTGACCACCGACACCGGTGCGCTCACCAGCTATGCCTCCGGCACCGGCTGTGCGAACGGCCAGAATCGCGTGTGGTGGATCGCACACCCGGACGGTTCCCCGGACAGCCGCAACCTCCAGGTGAACTGGTAA
- a CDS encoding energy transducer TonB gives MPAPRPRRAEGATRYALLIVLVLLAGAGGVVAWILKANRDVPALPAATVAESGEIHRDGPYADVTRLLLQARHAVAQQRLLAPEGDNAVEWYLRVLKQEPRNQAAQDALRELFPFAATAAEQTIGQGNAAEAQRQIDLLSRADPTNYTLTMLRAKLQAQLQVADDQRRREELAQAASPKASSHLAAPSPVAAPPAPSVPVAPVPLDPAPDARPVAAAAKETHVSAPASTSPVLKRRVEPYYPADARRTRRQGWVDVRFVVETDGSVSHAGVVDADPRNVFDRAALSAVERWQFAPGTRDGAPAPMEVRQRIDFRL, from the coding sequence ATGCCAGCCCCACGCCCCCGCCGCGCCGAAGGCGCGACTCGTTATGCCCTGTTGATCGTGCTCGTGCTGCTGGCCGGCGCCGGCGGCGTGGTCGCCTGGATACTCAAGGCCAATCGCGACGTGCCCGCGTTGCCGGCCGCTACGGTGGCGGAAAGCGGCGAGATCCATCGCGACGGCCCATATGCCGATGTCACCCGGCTGCTGCTGCAGGCGCGCCACGCGGTGGCGCAGCAGCGCCTGCTCGCGCCCGAAGGAGACAACGCGGTGGAATGGTATTTGCGCGTACTGAAGCAGGAACCGCGCAACCAGGCCGCGCAGGATGCATTGCGCGAACTGTTTCCGTTCGCCGCGACGGCCGCCGAGCAGACCATCGGCCAGGGCAACGCGGCCGAAGCGCAGCGGCAGATCGACCTGCTTTCGCGCGCCGACCCGACCAACTACACCCTCACCATGCTGCGCGCCAAGCTGCAGGCCCAGCTCCAGGTGGCGGACGACCAGCGGCGCCGCGAGGAGCTCGCGCAGGCCGCTTCGCCGAAAGCGTCTTCTCATCTGGCCGCGCCGTCGCCGGTCGCCGCGCCACCGGCGCCATCCGTGCCTGTCGCACCCGTCCCACTGGATCCTGCGCCCGATGCGAGGCCGGTCGCGGCGGCAGCAAAAGAGACCCATGTATCTGCGCCCGCGAGCACGTCGCCGGTGCTCAAGCGCCGCGTGGAACCTTACTACCCCGCCGACGCCCGTCGTACGCGCCGCCAGGGCTGGGTGGACGTGCGCTTCGTGGTGGAAACCGATGGCTCGGTCAGCCATGCCGGCGTGGTCGATGCGGACCCGCGCAATGTGTTCGACCGCGCGGCCTTGAGCGCGGTGGAGCGATGGCAATTCGCGCCCGGCACGCGCGATGGCGCGCCGGCGCCGATGGAAGTGCGCCAGCGCATCGACTTTCGGCTGTGA
- a CDS encoding low molecular weight protein tyrosine phosphatase family protein, whose protein sequence is MTARRVLFLCSRHRLRSPTAEQVFHAWPGLEVDSAGLAPDADTPLSADQVAWAELILVMENAHRRRLQSRFAGPLKGKRVVVLGIPDDYGFMQPELVDLLLRKAGPLLR, encoded by the coding sequence ATGACCGCGCGCCGCGTCCTTTTTCTCTGCAGCCGGCATCGCCTGCGCAGTCCCACGGCGGAACAGGTGTTCCACGCGTGGCCTGGGCTGGAGGTGGATTCGGCCGGCCTCGCGCCGGATGCCGACACGCCGCTGTCCGCCGATCAGGTCGCGTGGGCGGAGCTGATCCTGGTGATGGAGAACGCCCACCGGCGGCGCTTGCAATCGCGCTTCGCCGGGCCGCTCAAGGGCAAGCGCGTCGTCGTGCTGGGTATTCCCGACGACTACGGCTTCATGCAGCCGGAACTGGTCGACCTGCTGCTGCGCAAGGCAGGGCCGCTGCTGCGCTGA
- a CDS encoding gamma carbonic anhydrase family protein, with the protein MTHLRTYRGIAPTLGLRVYVDPAATVIGAVELADDVSIWPGAVLRGDVHRIRIGARSNVQDGTIVHVTHDGPYSPGGFPTLVGEGVTIGHAAVIHACTIEDYCLIGMHATVLDGATVKKYGFVAAGAVIPPGKVVGERELWVGNPAKFVRLLSDKQIEQLHYSADHYVRLKDEYLAAG; encoded by the coding sequence ATGACTCACCTCCGCACTTACCGGGGCATCGCCCCCACGCTCGGCCTGCGCGTCTATGTGGACCCCGCCGCCACCGTCATCGGCGCAGTGGAACTGGCCGACGATGTCTCCATCTGGCCCGGCGCCGTGCTGCGCGGCGATGTGCATCGCATCCGCATCGGCGCCCGCAGCAACGTGCAGGACGGCACCATCGTCCACGTCACTCACGACGGCCCGTATTCACCCGGCGGCTTTCCCACGCTGGTCGGCGAGGGCGTCACTATCGGCCATGCCGCCGTGATCCACGCCTGCACCATCGAGGACTACTGTCTGATCGGCATGCATGCCACGGTGCTCGACGGCGCGACGGTGAAGAAGTACGGCTTCGTCGCCGCGGGCGCGGTCATCCCACCAGGCAAGGTGGTGGGCGAACGCGAACTGTGGGTGGGCAACCCGGCGAAGTTCGTGCGCTTGCTGAGCGACAAGCAGATCGAGCAATTGCACTACTCGGCCGACCACTACGTGCGACTGAAGGACGAGTACCTCGCCGCCGGATGA
- a CDS encoding patatin-like phospholipase family protein: MRQTDFNDLLRQSDVFGHLGDEAMAALAERLVWFSLPGGRPLFKAGEPADALYLLVSGSLGLFDAPARLAHLVSAGDSVGEIGLISGEARQLTARALRDCELLRLDREAFEALAGQHPQAMLGVARVAIGRLQRRLRQEETPGVARTFALLPLDEEVPAHALAMQLAMALEPYGSCAVIDGEQGAGRGSDWFAAREAQARFVIYLDARGDPLWRQRCLRQADVLLLPAQAARPARPWPEAEVLHPSRVGHRPRHLVLLHAGRQPSLGAAQRWRGQFSGELHHHHVGGQADIARVARLVSGHARGLVLAGGGARGLAHLGALRALAEAGHRFDCVGGTSIGAIIGAGVAAGWELDEMTEIYRHAFVQGRPLSDWTVPLVALTRGRRAAGMLRRAFGALEIEDLGLPFFCVATCLSGEGMVVRRRGPLWMWLRASSAIPGVLPPVLHHGRVFVDGALVNNLPTDVMAEDGVAHITAVDIRAEISLLTTVEEHATPPWWRVLLQGQAIQRPGLVSTLVRAGMVNSEAPSLRRRERADLLITPPLEHIGMLDWKGWQQAIDAGYRHTVALLERQQQ, translated from the coding sequence ATGCGTCAAACGGATTTCAACGACCTGCTCCGTCAAAGCGACGTGTTCGGCCACCTCGGCGACGAGGCCATGGCGGCGCTGGCGGAACGGCTGGTGTGGTTCAGCCTTCCCGGCGGGCGGCCCCTGTTCAAGGCGGGCGAGCCTGCGGATGCGCTATACCTGCTGGTGAGCGGCAGCCTGGGCCTGTTCGACGCACCCGCACGGCTGGCGCACCTGGTCTCCGCGGGCGACAGCGTCGGCGAGATCGGGCTGATCAGCGGCGAGGCCCGCCAGCTCACCGCACGGGCCCTGCGGGATTGCGAGTTGCTGCGGCTGGACCGCGAGGCCTTCGAGGCGCTCGCTGGGCAGCATCCGCAGGCCATGCTCGGCGTGGCGCGGGTGGCGATCGGGCGACTGCAGCGCCGCCTGCGCCAGGAGGAAACGCCAGGCGTGGCGCGCACCTTCGCCTTGCTTCCACTGGACGAAGAAGTCCCCGCGCATGCGCTGGCCATGCAGCTGGCGATGGCGCTGGAACCCTACGGCAGCTGCGCCGTGATCGATGGCGAGCAAGGCGCCGGCCGGGGCAGCGACTGGTTCGCCGCGCGGGAAGCCCAGGCGCGCTTCGTGATCTATCTGGACGCGCGGGGCGACCCGCTCTGGCGCCAGCGCTGCTTGCGCCAGGCCGATGTGCTGCTGCTGCCGGCCCAGGCTGCGCGGCCCGCCCGGCCATGGCCGGAGGCCGAGGTGCTGCATCCCTCGCGCGTCGGCCACCGGCCGCGCCATTTGGTTCTGCTGCATGCGGGCCGCCAGCCCAGCCTGGGTGCGGCGCAGCGTTGGCGCGGCCAGTTCAGCGGCGAGCTGCACCATCACCATGTCGGCGGCCAGGCCGACATCGCACGCGTGGCGCGACTGGTCAGCGGCCATGCGCGTGGCCTGGTGCTGGCCGGCGGCGGCGCGCGCGGGCTCGCGCACCTGGGCGCGCTGCGCGCCTTGGCAGAGGCCGGCCACCGGTTCGACTGCGTGGGTGGCACCAGCATCGGCGCCATCATCGGGGCCGGCGTCGCGGCGGGCTGGGAGCTGGACGAGATGACGGAGATCTACCGCCACGCCTTCGTGCAAGGGCGGCCTTTGTCGGATTGGACCGTACCGCTGGTCGCGCTCACCCGCGGGCGCCGCGCCGCCGGCATGCTGCGCCGCGCCTTCGGCGCGCTGGAGATCGAGGACCTCGGCCTGCCGTTCTTCTGCGTCGCCACCTGCCTTTCCGGCGAAGGCATGGTGGTGCGGCGGCGCGGACCACTATGGATGTGGCTGCGCGCTTCCAGTGCGATCCCCGGCGTGCTGCCGCCCGTGCTCCACCACGGCCGCGTCTTCGTGGATGGCGCGCTCGTGAACAATCTGCCCACCGATGTCATGGCCGAGGACGGCGTGGCCCACATCACTGCGGTGGACATCCGCGCCGAGATTTCCCTGCTCACCACGGTCGAGGAACATGCGACCCCACCGTGGTGGCGCGTGCTGCTGCAAGGACAGGCGATCCAGCGCCCCGGCCTGGTCTCCACGCTCGTGCGCGCGGGCATGGTCAACAGCGAGGCCCCGAGCCTGCGCCGCCGCGAGCGCGCCGACCTGCTGATCACCCCACCGCTGGAACACATCGGCATGCTGGATTGGAAAGGCTGGCAGCAGGCGATCGACGCGGGTTACCGCCATACGGTGGCCTTGCTCGAAAGGCAACAGCAGTAG
- a CDS encoding M3 family metallopeptidase, with the protein MAQDNPLLADDALPAFSKIRPEHVGPAIDTLIADYRAAVDRLTAPGGPRDFAGVMLAQERLEQRVARAWAPVGHLHSVADSEALREAYGPAEEKLTEHAIELGQNRELYQVVQALADAPGFADLSRAERALVEHALRDFRLSGVALEEPARSRYRAIGVELSKLSTEFSNAVLDATDAWHQHVTDERDLAGIPESGRAVLRQYAREQKLDGYLVTLKQPSVQAVLTYADNRSLRERVYWAYQTRASDQGPQAGQFDNGPRIDKIMALRHEAAQLLGFANAAEESLATKMASSPTEVMEFLHDLAERARPVARKELATLREFAAKELKLDNLESWDVAYASEKLRQKNYDLDEEQLKPYFPLPSVIDGLFGLVNRLYGVTLTPRDGVDVWHPDVRYYDMRDADGRIFAGAYVDLYARAGKRGGAWMDVCRARFRDDGTADGSGEQLPVAFLTCNFAPPTEGRPALLTHDDVLTLFHEFGHGLHHLLTEIALPSIGGIDGVEWDAVELPSQFMENFGWNRQALDLFARHWQTGEKLPEELFQRMLAARHFHAGLFLVRQLEFAMFDFRLHLEYDPAQGARPMKVLEEVRREVAVLHPPIWQRFPNSFTHIFAGGYAAGYYSYLWAELLSADAFGAFEERANAGGSVIDRDMGDRFRREVLAVGASRPALESFVAFRGRKPEPEALLRSHGLL; encoded by the coding sequence GTGGCGCAAGACAACCCCCTGCTGGCCGACGACGCGCTGCCGGCCTTTTCGAAGATTCGGCCGGAGCACGTGGGGCCGGCGATCGACACCCTGATCGCCGACTATCGTGCTGCCGTCGACCGGCTCACCGCGCCGGGCGGCCCGCGCGACTTCGCCGGCGTGATGCTTGCGCAGGAGCGCCTGGAACAGCGTGTCGCCCGCGCCTGGGCGCCGGTAGGCCATCTGCACTCGGTCGCCGACAGCGAAGCCCTGCGCGAAGCCTACGGTCCGGCCGAGGAAAAGCTCACCGAACACGCGATCGAACTGGGCCAGAACCGCGAGCTGTACCAAGTGGTGCAGGCACTGGCCGACGCGCCAGGCTTCGCCGACCTGTCGCGGGCGGAGCGCGCGCTGGTCGAGCACGCGCTGCGCGACTTCCGCCTTTCCGGCGTCGCGCTGGAAGAGCCGGCGCGCTCGCGCTACCGGGCCATCGGCGTGGAGCTGAGCAAGCTGTCGACCGAATTCTCCAACGCGGTACTCGACGCCACCGATGCGTGGCACCAGCACGTCACCGACGAGCGCGACCTGGCTGGCATCCCCGAATCCGGCCGCGCCGTGCTGCGCCAGTACGCGCGCGAGCAGAAGCTCGACGGCTACCTGGTCACGCTCAAGCAGCCCAGCGTGCAGGCCGTGCTCACCTATGCCGACAACCGCAGCCTGCGCGAGCGCGTGTACTGGGCCTACCAGACCCGCGCCTCCGACCAGGGGCCGCAGGCCGGCCAGTTCGACAATGGCCCGCGCATCGACAAGATCATGGCGCTGCGCCACGAGGCCGCCCAGCTGCTCGGCTTCGCCAATGCCGCGGAAGAATCGCTGGCGACCAAGATGGCGTCGTCGCCCACCGAAGTGATGGAGTTCCTGCATGACCTGGCCGAGCGCGCCCGCCCGGTCGCGCGCAAGGAACTGGCCACGCTGCGCGAGTTCGCCGCGAAAGAGCTGAAACTGGACAATCTCGAATCGTGGGACGTCGCGTACGCATCCGAGAAGCTGCGCCAGAAGAACTACGACCTCGACGAGGAACAGCTCAAGCCGTATTTCCCGCTGCCGTCGGTCATCGATGGCCTGTTCGGCCTGGTGAACCGGCTTTATGGCGTCACCCTCACCCCGCGCGACGGCGTCGACGTGTGGCATCCGGACGTGCGCTATTACGACATGCGCGACGCCGACGGCCGCATCTTCGCCGGCGCGTACGTCGACCTTTACGCCCGCGCCGGCAAGCGGGGCGGCGCATGGATGGACGTGTGCCGCGCGCGCTTCCGCGACGATGGCACGGCCGACGGGAGCGGCGAACAGTTGCCGGTCGCCTTCCTCACCTGCAATTTCGCGCCGCCGACCGAAGGCCGCCCCGCCCTGCTCACGCATGACGATGTGCTGACCCTGTTCCACGAATTCGGTCACGGTCTGCATCATCTGCTCACCGAGATCGCGTTGCCGTCCATTGGTGGCATCGACGGCGTCGAGTGGGATGCGGTGGAATTGCCGAGCCAGTTCATGGAGAACTTCGGCTGGAACCGCCAGGCGCTGGATCTATTCGCACGCCATTGGCAGACCGGCGAAAAGCTGCCGGAAGAACTGTTCCAGCGCATGCTGGCGGCGCGTCACTTCCATGCCGGCCTGTTCCTGGTGCGGCAGCTGGAATTCGCCATGTTCGACTTTCGCCTGCACCTGGAGTACGACCCGGCGCAGGGCGCGCGCCCGATGAAAGTGCTGGAAGAAGTGCGGCGCGAAGTGGCCGTGCTGCACCCACCGATCTGGCAGCGCTTCCCCAACAGCTTCACGCACATCTTCGCGGGCGGCTATGCGGCCGGCTACTACAGCTACCTGTGGGCGGAACTGCTGAGCGCGGACGCGTTCGGCGCGTTCGAGGAGCGCGCGAACGCGGGCGGCAGCGTGATCGACCGCGACATGGGCGACCGCTTCCGTCGCGAGGTGCTCGCGGTCGGCGCGAGCCGCCCGGCGCTGGAAAGTTTCGTCGCTTTCCGCGGCCGCAAACCCGAGCCGGAAGCCTTGCTGCGCAGCCACGGTCTGCTCTGA
- the xth gene encoding exodeoxyribonuclease III — translation MKIASWNVNSLKVRLPQLTEWAAEAKPDVIALQETKLEDAKFPVDELAAAGYRAVYSGQKTYNGVAILAREEPTDVVTDIPRLDDPQRRILAATVGGVRVVDLYVVNGKAVGDEKYAYKLDWLAKVRDFLEDELRRHPKLVVLGDFNIAPDDRDVYDPVAWGGEVLCSPPEREALKAITDLGLHDSFRLFEQEAGHFSWWDYRQAAFRRNMGLRIDLILIGDALKSAAKAAAIDRTPRRWERPSDHTPVTLDLDI, via the coding sequence ATGAAGATCGCCTCCTGGAACGTCAACTCGCTCAAGGTCCGCCTGCCGCAGCTCACGGAATGGGCCGCCGAGGCAAAGCCCGATGTCATCGCGCTGCAGGAAACCAAGCTCGAAGACGCCAAGTTCCCCGTCGACGAACTCGCTGCGGCCGGCTACCGGGCGGTGTACTCGGGGCAGAAGACTTACAACGGCGTGGCCATCCTTGCGCGCGAGGAACCGACCGACGTGGTCACGGATATTCCGCGGCTGGATGATCCGCAGCGGCGCATCCTCGCCGCCACGGTCGGCGGCGTGCGCGTAGTGGACCTGTACGTCGTCAACGGCAAGGCGGTGGGCGACGAGAAGTACGCCTACAAGCTCGACTGGCTGGCGAAGGTGCGCGATTTCCTCGAAGACGAACTGCGGCGCCATCCGAAGCTGGTCGTGCTGGGCGATTTCAACATCGCTCCCGACGACCGCGACGTCTACGACCCGGTGGCCTGGGGCGGCGAAGTGCTGTGTTCGCCACCCGAGCGCGAGGCGCTCAAAGCCATCACCGATCTGGGACTGCACGACAGCTTCCGCCTGTTCGAGCAGGAGGCCGGACATTTCAGTTGGTGGGACTACCGCCAGGCGGCGTTCCGGCGCAACATGGGCCTGCGCATCGACCTGATCCTGATCGGCGATGCGCTGAAATCCGCCGCCAAGGCAGCCGCCATCGATCGCACGCCACGCCGCTGGGAGCGGCCTTCGGACCACACGCCGGTGACGCTGGATCTGGACATCTGA
- a CDS encoding YecA family protein yields MNTTNPDWPSSLTDEELDELDRYLRAHSGDGDLLLDGVHGMLSALTVGPVKVLPEEWLPEVLHEPFADEDEGNRVLALLAKLNDSIGAELEVDAYEPILGEIDTETGPVLSAAGWCEGFSRAIDLRAGLWEKRLADDSSLMELLGPIMALAVDEGILSAEAEFEKLSDEEYDECLAQLPAVLVAVAQYWEQHPVPQEEIDALARTGHGGDDPGPAPPRHRSGHWLH; encoded by the coding sequence ATGAATACGACGAACCCCGACTGGCCCAGCTCGCTCACCGACGAAGAGCTCGACGAACTGGACCGCTACCTGCGGGCGCACTCCGGCGATGGCGACCTGCTGCTGGATGGCGTGCACGGCATGCTTTCCGCGTTGACGGTCGGCCCCGTGAAGGTGCTGCCCGAGGAGTGGCTGCCGGAAGTGCTGCATGAGCCCTTCGCCGACGAGGACGAAGGCAACCGCGTGCTGGCGCTGCTGGCCAAGCTCAATGACTCGATCGGTGCCGAGCTGGAAGTGGACGCCTACGAGCCCATCCTCGGCGAGATCGACACCGAGACCGGCCCGGTGCTCTCGGCTGCCGGCTGGTGCGAAGGCTTCAGCCGCGCCATCGATTTGCGCGCCGGTCTGTGGGAGAAGCGCCTGGCCGATGACTCCTCGCTCATGGAACTGCTGGGGCCGATCATGGCCCTGGCGGTGGACGAGGGCATCCTCAGCGCGGAAGCCGAGTTCGAGAAGCTCAGCGACGAGGAATACGACGAATGCCTGGCCCAGTTGCCGGCGGTGCTGGTCGCCGTCGCGCAGTACTGGGAGCAGCACCCGGTGCCCCAGGAAGAGATCGATGCCCTGGCGCGGACCGGCCATGGCGGCGACGATCCCGGCCCCGCCCCGCCGCGGCACCGCAGCGGGCACTGGCTGCACTGA
- a CDS encoding pirin family protein, giving the protein MSERSILRRIRGTDTSDGAGVRLKRIIGQPGLDMVDPFLLLDEFRSDAVDDYIAGFPEHPHRGFETVTYMLAGHMRHGDNHGNQGDLGPGSVQWMTAGRGILHSEMPQQENGLMWGFQLWVNLPAKDKMTAPRYQDIGPERIPVARPQDGVEVKVIAGELFGVAGPVAGIATQPVYLDIAVQPGAQLDVPLPEGHSGFAYVFDGDDAQVAGDVLQRSELAVLSKGGSVRIGGREKPARVLVVAGKPLGESVARYGPFVMNTPEEIHQAIADFRAGKF; this is encoded by the coding sequence ATGAGCGAACGCAGCATCCTCCGCCGCATCCGCGGCACCGATACGTCCGACGGCGCAGGCGTCCGGCTCAAGCGCATCATCGGCCAGCCCGGCCTGGACATGGTCGACCCGTTCCTGCTGCTGGACGAGTTCCGCTCCGACGCGGTCGACGACTACATCGCCGGCTTTCCCGAGCACCCGCACCGCGGTTTCGAGACGGTGACCTACATGCTCGCCGGCCACATGCGCCACGGCGACAACCATGGCAACCAGGGCGATCTGGGGCCCGGCAGCGTGCAGTGGATGACCGCCGGCCGCGGCATCCTGCACTCGGAGATGCCGCAGCAGGAGAACGGCCTGATGTGGGGCTTCCAGCTGTGGGTGAATCTTCCGGCAAAGGACAAGATGACCGCGCCGCGCTATCAGGACATCGGGCCGGAGCGCATTCCTGTGGCGCGGCCGCAGGACGGCGTGGAGGTGAAGGTGATCGCGGGTGAGCTGTTCGGCGTCGCCGGTCCGGTGGCGGGCATCGCCACGCAGCCGGTGTATCTGGACATCGCCGTGCAGCCCGGCGCGCAGCTGGACGTTCCGCTGCCGGAAGGGCACAGCGGCTTCGCTTACGTGTTCGACGGCGATGACGCCCAGGTCGCTGGCGACGTGCTGCAACGTAGCGAGTTGGCCGTGCTGTCGAAGGGCGGTTCAGTGCGCATCGGCGGCCGCGAGAAACCGGCGCGCGTGCTGGTGGTGGCCGGCAAGCCGCTGGGCGAAAGCGTGGCCAGGTATGGACCGTTCGTGATGAATACGCCTGAGGAGATTCATCAGGCGATCGCGGATTTCCGCGCTGGGAAGTTCTGA